From the Anguilla anguilla isolate fAngAng1 chromosome 8, fAngAng1.pri, whole genome shotgun sequence genome, one window contains:
- the LOC118234065 gene encoding proteasome subunit beta type-11-like: protein MALQEVCGFRDSPVYPRWNTPASLSMATSDNILHSTVWEALEGPSTARGRDGEGPLSLYIPDPEHLSQNPLQAVAPPFELCHGTTTLAFAFQGGVIAAGDTRASCRGLVCSPDSLKVLPVHRRLLMTTSGSAADCILWKCILSRELRLYQLRHRRQLSVGGAAKLLSHMLHPFKGTNVCVAAMLCGWEGEEDRREWETDVVKDDPFGTSSRSEVPAGGAGGAGEGKTEGETRAPGAEGEGETVLEGPGCAVRSPGPSGPTGPRLYYVCSDGTRLQGELFSVGSGSPYAYSVLDGGVRWGMGVAEACRLAREAVYRAAHRDAYSGNCVDLYHVTATGWRRRDREDLKEEYYREMEGEREKVEERRRERER from the exons ATGGCTTTACAAGAGGTGTGTGGCTTTCGGGACAGCCCTGTCTACCCCAGGTGGAAcacccctgcctctctctccatggcaacaagtGACAACATTCTGCACTCCACCGTGTGGGAAGCGTTGGAGGGGCCGAGCACTGCGAGGGGGAGGGACGGCGAGGGTCCGCTGAGCTTGTACATACCTGACCCGGAGCACCTTTCCCAGAATCCCTTGCAGGCCGTCGCCCCGCCTTTCGAGCTGTGCCACGGAACCACCACGCTGGCGTTCGCGTTCCAGGGCGGGGTGATCGCGGCGGGCGACACCCGGGCGAGCTGCAGGGGGCTGGTCTGCTCCCCGGACTCCCTGAAGGTCCTGCCGGTGCACCGGCGCCTGCTGATGACCACATCCGGGAGCGCCGCCGACTGCATCCTGTGGAAGTGCATCCTGTCCCGCGAGCTCCGCCTCTACCAGCTCCGGCACCGCCGCCAGCTGTCCGTAGGGGGCGCCGCCAAGCTGCTCTCGCACATGCTGCACCCCTTCAAGGGCACGAACGTGTGCGTGGCCGCCATGCTGTGCGGATGGGAGGGCGAGGAGGAccggagggag TGGGAAACAGACGTAGTAAAGGACGATCCATTCGGCACCAGCAGCCGTTCAGAGGTGCCcgccgggggggccgggggggccggggaggggaagacagagggagaaaccaGGGCTCCAGgggccgagggggagggggaaacagtcctggaggggccgGGCTGTGCAGTCAGGAGCCCAGGGCCCTCGGGCCCCACGGGGCCCCGACTGTACTACGTGTGCAGCGACGGCACccgcctgcagggggagctgttCTCGGTGGGCTCCGGCTCGCCCTACGCGTACTCGGTGCTGGACGGCGGGGTGCGCTGGGGGATGGGCGTGGCCGAGGCCTGCCGGCTGGCCCGCGAAGCGGTTTACCGAGCCGCCCACCGCGACGCCTACTCCGGCAACTGCGTGGACCTGTACCACGTCACCGCCACCGGGTGGCGCCGCAGAGACAGGGAGGACCTGAAGGAGGAGTActacagagagatggagggagagagggagaaggtggaggagaggaggagggagagagagagg